The Candidatus Poribacteria bacterium sequence TTGGGTGTTTCTTCGTAGGTCTCCTCGCCCGCCAAAGAGTGTCTCATTAATTTTTGGACTTACTATAGTTATCGGTTATCAGTTAAAGGGGGGCTTGTTACACGAAAGTCTCTTACCGACAACTGATAACTGATCACCCTTTAAAAAAGCTGCTGCGGTCCCTGGACGTGACTGAAATAGGTTTGCGTCAGGACATCGGAAATGTCAACCAATATTTGCGCAAGCCGAACCAAGAGTTTTTCTAAGCCTCTACGCTGGGTTGTATGCTCTGAACGTTCCGAGAGGTCCACGGTATTAGAAAGTTGCAACTGCGTTAGAGCCTCCAAGATGAGTTGTTCCTCCTCACTGAGCCGATAGCCGAGTTTCTCTCTCGGAAGCACACGGATCTGCTCCTCAAGTCGTTTTAACTGATACAGAAGTGAACGCGGATTGTGTTCATCGAGGAGCAACAATTCAAGAGCAGTTGGGAAGTGGAGTCCGGCGCGATATCGACTCCGGTAGGTGATCAGACTCTCAGCTGCAGCGAGGACAGATTCAAGGAGGAGACGCTCGATCCAGTCATCCTGCACTGCGACGAGGCTTGAACGACAAAGCACAATAAGAAGCAACGCGCGCTCAATCCGTCGCCCCATATCCAAGCTGATCCAGCCAATCGTTTGCGTCGTGCTCTCGGCATGGAGTCCACTTAATGCCGAAAGAAAAATCATGAGCTGATCGAGAGACGCCAATTCTGTCTCTTGTGGGACGAGACCCATTAATATCTGTGCATCTGTCCCCCCCTCTTCGGGGATACGTGTATCGAGTGCGGCGCATAAATCCTCAATGTTGTTCATCACGCGCCACGTATCGGTGGACCAACGATCTCGGACCTCATACGCCGCACTCAAGAGTGCCTGAAGTGTTGACACAAGACTCCCACTATTTTCTGTGTTCCGCATGATGGACAGAAGTTCGCTTTCCAACGCTTGTTCGTCCGTGCTGACGAAGCCAGGATGAGACGACTGCAAACCCGTGAGAGAATAGAGCATACTCCGGAGGTACGCGAGTTCAGAGACGTTCCTCGTTTCTTCGCCAAGGGTTTCCGTGAAAACAGTGGCAGGTGGCACCTCACCTAAAGTCGAGGTTTCCAAACCCATCTTTCCCATCTTGACCTTATCCAACATAATTCGGAGGAGACGCGCTTGTCCCTCAGCGCGTTCCGCATAGCGACCGACCCAGAATAGGTTCTCAGCCGCCCGACTCGACAATCCAGCAGGATTCGTCGAAGCAGGACCCCGAACTTCAGTGATGCGGCGTTGCCATAAACTCACATGCGGTTCAGGTTCCGAAGCAAGCACCCAGGTGTCCTTACTCACACCTCCCTCCTGGAGTGAGATGGTCAACTCACCTCTTTCCCCTGCACAGCGTGTGAGTCCACCCGGCATTACGGCATAGCCGTCTTTTTCGGAAAATAAAAAACAACGGAGGATTGCGCAACGGGGTTCAAGTTTTCCATCAATCAACGAAGGCGTCGTCGAGAGGTGTATCTGTTCCTGTCCCACGTATAGGTGTGGGTTGGCATTAATCTGGATGCGGAGCGCGTCACGTTCTGCCTTGCTTAATTGGGTCCCAAACAGAGAACGCTCGCCGGGTTGACGATGAATGGTTTTAATAACCAGCGTCTCAAGGTTTGCCAATACATATTCCCGCTCCTTCGGCTGCCCGCACCACCACGTTGCAACAGTGGGAAGACGGAGGTCTTCGCCTATCAACCGTTTCGCGATACTCGGTAGGAACGGTATCAAGCCCGGATTTTCCAAAACACCGCTGCCGGGTGGGTTTATCACAATCACATTCCCTTGCCGAATTGCCTCCATCAAGCCTGCAAGACCAAGGCGTGAATCTTGTCGGAGTTCCAGCGGATCGCAGAAGATGTCGTCTACTCGGCGTAGAATAATATCGACAGGACGTAAACCGTCGATCGATTTTAGCCAGACCCGTCCATCCCACACCGTCAAGTCGTCCCCTTGGACCAAGGTATAACCCAGGTAACTTGCGAGATAGGCATGCTCAAAGTAAGTTTCATTGAGTGGACCAGGCGTGAGTACGACGACATGGGGATTGTCTATCTGGTGCGGTGCGATGCGAATGGCACTTTCGAGTTGGTATTGTAGATCCGCTACACTGTTTTGTAATGCCCGGAAGAAAAAGGAGAGTCGATGAACGCCGACTTCACCAAAGAGATTCGGCAGTGTGCGCGCAAGGACGGTGCGGTTTTCGAGGGCGTAACCCGCACCTGATGGTGCCTGTGCCCGATCACCGAGTATCCATATATTACCATCTGATCCGCGTGCCAAATCGGCAGCATAATTCAACAGGAATGGAAATTCAGACGGAACAAGCCCGACACAGGCACGTAAAAATCCGCCATGTGCATAAATCACCTCTGGCGGTATCACCCCCTCTTTGATTAAAGTTCGTTCCCCATAGAGATCGGTCAAAATCAGATTTAGGAGTTCCGCTCGTTGGGTAAGCCCATCAGAGATGGTTTGCCAGTCAGTGTTAGAGATAATAAATGGAATAGGATCGAGTTCCCACGGTCGATGCCCCTGCCGCTCCCCGTGCAAGACGTAGGTAACACCATTCTCCCGAAGTAGACGTTGCACCTCTTTGTCGAGAGATTCGATCTCTGCGAGCCCTAAGGTGTTCAGGGCCTGCATGAAAGTATGCCAGTGCGGATTGATTTGCCCGTCCCGGTTCAGCATTTCATCGATCTGTCCACCCAGAACGTCGCTTGTCTGACCATAGGACAAACTGAGGGAATCGGGGTTACGAACCCCGCCTATAGGGGTGTTATCGTAAAACATCTTGGTTAAGCCTCGCCATTCTCGGGTGCTCCATTGACGGGTCGCAAAGCAAAAAAGGTCTTATGAATATCATCACCGACAAGATTCAGCTTCGTTTGGAAGGCATCAAGAAACTCGTGTAAACCCGTCCTGAGAATCTGTCTGACCTGGGCATAGGCAAATTCAGCGCGCAGTTGCCCCAAACGCTGTTCCGCTGGGTTGGAGAAGGTTTCTAATGGCGTGCCGGAGATCGCATGCAATGATTCTTCAGCCTTCGAGAGACAGTAGAGCACTGACCGCGGGAACTCACGATCCAGCAATAAAAAAGAGATAACCTCATTTGGAGAAATGAGCCCGTAGGTCCGACGGTACATCTCAAAACCGCTGGCGGAATGCAACAGGGCGCCCCACTGAATATCATCAAACGGTGTATCCACATCCGAGACAGATGGCAGCAGAATAAAATATTTAACATCTACGATCCTTGATGTTTTGTCAGCGCGTTCAATCAAACGGCCCAACTGACAGAAGTGCCACCCTTCGCTATGGGACATGACATTATCTGTGAGTCCCATGAAAAGATGTGATGCGAGTTTGATTTCCCTGAAAAATTCGTGGGGTTCCGCCATAGCCCACTGTTCGGAGGTATTCGCTACCAGTAAGTAGTCATCATTTAATTGCTCCCACATCTCTGATGAGATGTTTTCGCGTATCGACCGAGCGTTTTCACGGGCAGCCCGCAGACAAGAAACAATCGAATTCGGATTTTCGGTGTCGAACGCCAAAAACCGCATAACTGCTTCGCGTGACGCCTCACCATATCGCTCAGCGAATACCGCGTCATCACCTGTCGTGGCTACCAAGGGTTCCCATTGTGCCTGTATGCCAACGGGTAGGTCGAGAATAAGGTGGAGGTTGACATCGACAAAACGGGCGACATTTTCGGCGCGTTCAATGTAGCGACTCATCCAGTAAATTGATTCTGCGACACGGCTTAGCATGACATCCTCCTACGCTGGATTCGATAAGACCCAAGTATCCTTGCTACCACCACCCTGTGACGAATTGACAACCAGTGAGCCTTTTTTCAGGGCGACCCGTGTTAATCCGCCCGGCAGGACATAGATATCTTCGCCGTAAAGGATGAACGGACGCAAATCAACATGCCGTCCTTCAAAATGGTCGTCAATCAGCACCGGCACGCGAGAAAGCGAGAGCGTGGGTTGCGCAATGTAGTTGCGCGGATTGTCTTTAATTCGGCGTCTAAACTCTTCGTGTTCAGCCTTTGTCGCGTGCGGACCGATAAGCATCCCATAGCCACCAGACTGGTTTGCTTCTTTCACAACGAGTTCATCGAGATGCTCCAGGACGTATTTTCGATCCGTATCTTCCCAACACATGTAGGTCGGAACGTTCGGGACGATAATATCTTCGCCGAGATAATATTTGATGATCTGCGGCACGAACGAGCAGACGACTTTGTCATCGGCGACGCAAGTCCCGGGGGCGTTGACCAAAGCGACACGCCCAGCTTTATAGACATCCATTAAGCCTGGAACGCCTAACATTGAGTCGGGATTAAGCACCGTTGGGTCAAGGAAGTCGTCGTTAATACGGCGATAAATGACATCGACGCGTTCAAAACCTTTTGTCGTCCGCGCGTGCACAAATCCGTCCATCACGACGAGATCGCGTCCTTCAACCAATTGGACACCCATCTGTTGTGCAAGGAAGGAGTGCTCAAAGTAGGCGGAGTTGTACATCCCCGGCGTGAGGACAGCAACTTCAGGGGTGGGGATTCTGTCAGTTACAAGGTAACGTAGCATATTCAACAGGTGAGTGGGATAATCCTCCACCGGTTGAATCTCCGACATTCCAAAAATCTGTGGAAAAGTCCGTTTCATTAACTGCCGATTTTCCACAACGTAAGAAACCCCGGATGGACACCCGAGATTATCTTCCAAGACATAAACCTGTCCGTCGCCGTCGCGAACCAAATCCGTCCCAGTGATGTGGCACCAGACGCCGCGCGGCGGATCCAAGCCGATGCATTGCTGCAGATACCGTTCCGATGAAAGCACGACATCTGCCGGGACAACGCCATCTTTGAGGATCTTCTGATCGTGGTAAACGTCGTCGATGAATAGATTCAACGCCTGGATGCGCTGTTTGAGCCCGCGTTCTATCCATTCCCATTCATTGGCATCAATGATGCGTGGGATGAGATCGAACGGAAAGATCTTTTCGACGCCCTGTTCATCGGCGTAAACATTGAATGTGATGCCCATTCGAAGCAAGGCGTGCTCGACAGCAATGTGGCGGCGAGTTAACTCACCTTCAGGAAGACTCTCAATCCGTTCCACCAACATTTGAACGGCAGGACGGGCACCTCCATCGGGCGTAAACATCTCATCATAAAATCCATCAGTATTATATCCGTCAAATCCTGTCATTACAATGCGCCTCCTCCAAAAAATAGGTTGAACTCCATAATGGCATACAGAAGCAGCAAAGTCAAGCCAAATCTTAGCAGCCGTGTCCAGTTCAACGGTAGGAGCGGTTTCTAACCCCGACCTTTTCACTTTTGCCGAAAACGGGATGCGGGGGCACAGAAAAAAGTAAGTCTGCTCCAACTACACAAAAAATCGGATAGTTGGAGCAGTCCTTGTAAAGAACGCTATCTTAAGTTTGGACTAAGCCGTAGTGTTAGACAGCAGTTTGGAAAGCTTCCCACGCGTCGCCTGCGGCTGCGGCTTGACGTTCCAATTCGGTCCGCCACCCGGCGACCTTTCCAGATTTAATCTGCCTGACGTCATATCCGGCGTACCGGTCCTCGAGCGTGTCTCCGAGTTTCTGGGTTTCTGCCCACCGGTCCCATGCCGTCTTCATAAATTCGTGCGGTAAGACATCTCGGACGGCGGGATCGAGTTGCCAAGCGTTTCGTGCGTCTGCGACCGAAGGTTCGCCTGTGAATTCACCTGACCATTTCGACCACCCGATCGACAATGTGTTACGCTCGCGCTCAGGCACGGTGTGCCCTGTGTGGATGTTATTCCCATTGCGGATGAGTGCCTCTCCCGGTTTGAGCCGGATAGCGACCTGACCGGGTAACGGATCAACCCCGTTCCAACTCGGTGTATGTGGGACACCCTCATCCTTCATCGCTTGTGGAAGTAGCACGTCATGCTCAAAAGGGGTACGCCATCGATGGTGGCTCCCCGGAATCAGCTCATGGCATTCGTCGTCTGTGAGTGCCAAAAACATGCTCACGCCGTTCCGTTCGGTAATTCGTTTCTCGTTGCTTTCTTGAATCTCTTTCCAGCGGATCCGTTCCACCTCTTCGGAATAGTCTTCGGTGGTGTTTCCACGGATTTCCCGCTGTGAGAAGTAGCTTGCGCCGTCCCCCCACCACGTCACGTCTCTGTGCCAACTGGGTCCGTTCTCCTGTTTTCGTGGATTTGCCCACAGCAACATCCCGCTAAACGTCATGTCCTCAGGCTGAAGTCCGTGACACCAAGAGGCAACAAAGTCCAGGAAATCTGAAGAACCGTGGAACTCGGCAAAACTCGATTCATCGAAAGCGGGATGGATGAGTCCTCGAATCGCCCACGGTTCATCGTGTGCGGCGCGGTGGACGTACCCCTTCGAGCAGTCGATGGTGTCATAGCCGTTTTCGGGGGCACACCCCTCAGTGACACGGCGACCCGCCTCTCGAAGAGTGGGGATCCACGGGTTATCGACAAAGTCATTGATGATGACAAAACCGTGCTCCTTCAGATACGCCAATCTTTCAGGTGTGGCACCCGGTGCCGAAAGTTCAGGTTGAAAATCTGCAAACGCTGTGGCGCGGTAGGTCTCTTTCGCTTGTGATGCATTCGTGCTCATTTTTCCCTCCTATTAGACAGTGACTTGAACCCGTACGCTATTTTAGCATACTTCACATATTTCTCAAAACTTTAGCATTGCTACACAGATATCATCCCTATGGGGTTGAAGGAATGTCAGAAATTTTACACACCCTTGGCGGCATCTGTCAAGAAAAATCGGGTTGACTTTTCCGTCAAATGTGCTATCATTTTCACAGTGGTTCAAAAGATTGCCGCTCGCTGCAAACTCAGAGACAGGAGATTAAAATGAACACAGAATCAGTGCCACAGGATCGGTGCTTTAAACTAAGCCCTGACGAACTCTCATACTGGAACGAGAACGGGTATCTCGTCCGGTTGAACGTATTCACCCCCGAAGAGAACGATGCATTCCGTCAAGTCGCTGAAGACATTGTAGACCGGAAACGTCCCTTTCCGGCCGTACACATCGATCAAAATGCCCTCGTCAGAGACGGTAAAGCAGAGCAACAAGGCATCTATGCGATGCACAAAATCCATTTTCCAAGCAACTACGATCCAGAGTTTCTGACACGCGTGCGAGATCCCCGCCTCACGGATCCGCTGGTTGACATCCTCGGTCCAGATATCCTCGGTATCAACACCTTGTTTATCTGGAAAGCCCCGAAGATTGGTCTCGGTTTCCCGTGGCACCAAGATAAGTTCTACTTCCGTACCCGGTTTAATACGGAGACGACTGTCGGAACATGGACGGCTATCGACCCAGCCGATCGCGAGAACGGTTGCCTCTACGTCATCCCCGGTAGTCATAAGTGGGACATCTTTCAGCACGACGATCTCGAAGGTTCACAACAACGGGAGTTCAAATTAGCGCGAGGGGTCCGCGACGAAGACGGTGTGGCGGTAGAAGTGCCACCCGGTGCTGTCATCTGGTTCCACAGTCATCTCTTGCACAAGAGCATGGACAATCACAGTCTGCGGTTCCGCCGTAGTTTCGTCGCCCATTACCTCAGTGCCCAGGCAGAGTGGGTGACGCCTAAACCCGAGCGCGGCTCCGCTGTCATGTGGATTCGCGGTGAGACCTATCCCGGTAAAGTCCACGAAGTCGAGCGTGATGTCCTACCCATCCCCGAATCTTAGGAAACATTGATGAACGCAGAAGCAAAGTTACAAGACCGACGTTTTGGCTTAAGCCCAGATGAGTTGGCGTCCTGGAACGAGAACGGTTACCTCGTCCGCTTGAACGTATTCACCGCCGAAGAGAACGATGTCCTTCGTCAGGTTGCTGAAGACGTTGTGGACAGAAGGCGTCCATATCCAGATACGAACATTAATCAGAATGCCCTCGTCAGAGACGGGAAAGTAGAAGAACAGGGCATCTATGCGATGCACAAGATTCATCATCCGAGTTGTTACTGCCCAGAATTTCTGGCGCGCGTGCGGGATCCTCGCTTAACTGACCCGCTCGTTGCCCTGCTCGGTCCGGACCTCCTCGGCATTAATAATCTGTTTATCTGGAAAGCCCCGAAGATCGGTCTCGGTTTCCCGTGGCATCAAGACAAGTTTTACTTCCGCAATCGGTTTAATACCGAAACGACTATCGGGACATGGACAGCTATCGACGCTGCTGATCGAGAGAACGGGTGTCTCTACGTTGTCCCGGGCAGCCATAAATCGGATATTTTTGAACACGACGATCTTGCAGGCTCACAACAACGGGAGTTCAAACTGGCGCGGGGTGTCCGCGACGAAAAGGGTGTTGCGGTAGAAGTGCCACCCGGCGCTGTTATTTGGTTCCACAGCCATCTCCTACACAAGAGCATGGACAACCATAGCCTGCGGTTCCGGCGGAGTTATGTCATCCACTACCTCAGTGCCCAAGCAGAGTGGGCGCATCCTGCGGCACCCAATAGCAGGCGAGGACAACCCGTCATGTGGATTCGAGGTGAGACCTATCCCGACAAAGTTCACGAAGTCGAACGTGATGTGCTCCCAATCCCCGAATCCGATTGACATTCACACCAAAGGAATAGATAATAATGATTGCTTGGAAATCACCTGTGATGATATTGATGGTACTGTTGTGCGGTGCTGGCATAAGTGTAGCGGATGTATTAGAAGATGCACTCGTGGGTGCATGGCTTTTCGACGAGAACCAAGGCGGGACAGCGGAAGATGCCTCTGGTAATGGGCATGATGGCGATATTCAGGGCGCGAAATGGGTTCAAGGCAAAATAGGAACGGCTCTCGAATTCAACGGTGATGGGAATATCGTAGAAATCCCACACGATAAGGCGTTTGATCTTACCGAATACACAATATCGGCGTGGATCAAAACGGAATCCACCGGTCTCTGGCAAACCGTGATAGGAAAGGAACCCGTTGCGGGGAACCCCAGGAATTATGGGATCTTCGTTGCGGGTGATACGAGGCTGCTCGGCGTGAACTACACCACTGCCGGTGCGTGGAAGACCGCCTTTAGCAAAACCGTCGCGGCGGATGGTAAATGGCATCACGTCGCAGCGACCTTTGATGGCACGTTCCTTCGGGCGTATTTTGACGGTGTGATGGAGGGCGAAACCAAGACCGAAATCCCGCCAGATCACAATACGGAACCCGTCCGAATCGGACGCTGGGGGAATCCGAGAGGCGATTATTGGTCAGGCGTGCTGGATGAAGTCGCAATGTTCAATCAGGCACTCACCGAAGATGAGATCAACGACATCACGATGAACATGCGAGATGCATTAGCCGTCGAGGCATCCGGGAAGCTTGCGGTAACATGGGGGACCCTAAAGCAGACAATAGATTGAACAACACTAATCTGAAAATTTTCGTCTCCCCCTATCCTCTACTGGC is a genomic window containing:
- a CDS encoding circularly permuted type 2 ATP-grasp protein, whose translation is MTGFDGYNTDGFYDEMFTPDGGARPAVQMLVERIESLPEGELTRRHIAVEHALLRMGITFNVYADEQGVEKIFPFDLIPRIIDANEWEWIERGLKQRIQALNLFIDDVYHDQKILKDGVVPADVVLSSERYLQQCIGLDPPRGVWCHITGTDLVRDGDGQVYVLEDNLGCPSGVSYVVENRQLMKRTFPQIFGMSEIQPVEDYPTHLLNMLRYLVTDRIPTPEVAVLTPGMYNSAYFEHSFLAQQMGVQLVEGRDLVVMDGFVHARTTKGFERVDVIYRRINDDFLDPTVLNPDSMLGVPGLMDVYKAGRVALVNAPGTCVADDKVVCSFVPQIIKYYLGEDIIVPNVPTYMCWEDTDRKYVLEHLDELVVKEANQSGGYGMLIGPHATKAEHEEFRRRIKDNPRNYIAQPTLSLSRVPVLIDDHFEGRHVDLRPFILYGEDIYVLPGGLTRVALKKGSLVVNSSQGGGSKDTWVLSNPA
- a CDS encoding phytanoyl-CoA dioxygenase family protein, whose translation is MCYHFHSGSKDCRSLQTQRQEIKMNTESVPQDRCFKLSPDELSYWNENGYLVRLNVFTPEENDAFRQVAEDIVDRKRPFPAVHIDQNALVRDGKAEQQGIYAMHKIHFPSNYDPEFLTRVRDPRLTDPLVDILGPDILGINTLFIWKAPKIGLGFPWHQDKFYFRTRFNTETTVGTWTAIDPADRENGCLYVIPGSHKWDIFQHDDLEGSQQREFKLARGVRDEDGVAVEVPPGAVIWFHSHLLHKSMDNHSLRFRRSFVAHYLSAQAEWVTPKPERGSAVMWIRGETYPGKVHEVERDVLPIPES
- a CDS encoding LamG domain-containing protein yields the protein MIAWKSPVMILMVLLCGAGISVADVLEDALVGAWLFDENQGGTAEDASGNGHDGDIQGAKWVQGKIGTALEFNGDGNIVEIPHDKAFDLTEYTISAWIKTESTGLWQTVIGKEPVAGNPRNYGIFVAGDTRLLGVNYTTAGAWKTAFSKTVAADGKWHHVAATFDGTFLRAYFDGVMEGETKTEIPPDHNTEPVRIGRWGNPRGDYWSGVLDEVAMFNQALTEDEINDITMNMRDALAVEASGKLAVTWGTLKQTID
- a CDS encoding circularly permuted type 2 ATP-grasp protein, whose protein sequence is MFYDNTPIGGVRNPDSLSLSYGQTSDVLGGQIDEMLNRDGQINPHWHTFMQALNTLGLAEIESLDKEVQRLLRENGVTYVLHGERQGHRPWELDPIPFIISNTDWQTISDGLTQRAELLNLILTDLYGERTLIKEGVIPPEVIYAHGGFLRACVGLVPSEFPFLLNYAADLARGSDGNIWILGDRAQAPSGAGYALENRTVLARTLPNLFGEVGVHRLSFFFRALQNSVADLQYQLESAIRIAPHQIDNPHVVVLTPGPLNETYFEHAYLASYLGYTLVQGDDLTVWDGRVWLKSIDGLRPVDIILRRVDDIFCDPLELRQDSRLGLAGLMEAIRQGNVIVINPPGSGVLENPGLIPFLPSIAKRLIGEDLRLPTVATWWCGQPKEREYVLANLETLVIKTIHRQPGERSLFGTQLSKAERDALRIQINANPHLYVGQEQIHLSTTPSLIDGKLEPRCAILRCFLFSEKDGYAVMPGGLTRCAGERGELTISLQEGGVSKDTWVLASEPEPHVSLWQRRITEVRGPASTNPAGLSSRAAENLFWVGRYAERAEGQARLLRIMLDKVKMGKMGLETSTLGEVPPATVFTETLGEETRNVSELAYLRSMLYSLTGLQSSHPGFVSTDEQALESELLSIMRNTENSGSLVSTLQALLSAAYEVRDRWSTDTWRVMNNIEDLCAALDTRIPEEGGTDAQILMGLVPQETELASLDQLMIFLSALSGLHAESTTQTIGWISLDMGRRIERALLLIVLCRSSLVAVQDDWIERLLLESVLAAAESLITYRSRYRAGLHFPTALELLLLDEHNPRSLLYQLKRLEEQIRVLPREKLGYRLSEEEQLILEALTQLQLSNTVDLSERSEHTTQRRGLEKLLVRLAQILVDISDVLTQTYFSHVQGPQQLF
- a CDS encoding alpha-E domain-containing protein, whose protein sequence is MLSRVAESIYWMSRYIERAENVARFVDVNLHLILDLPVGIQAQWEPLVATTGDDAVFAERYGEASREAVMRFLAFDTENPNSIVSCLRAARENARSIRENISSEMWEQLNDDYLLVANTSEQWAMAEPHEFFREIKLASHLFMGLTDNVMSHSEGWHFCQLGRLIERADKTSRIVDVKYFILLPSVSDVDTPFDDIQWGALLHSASGFEMYRRTYGLISPNEVISFLLLDREFPRSVLYCLSKAEESLHAISGTPLETFSNPAEQRLGQLRAEFAYAQVRQILRTGLHEFLDAFQTKLNLVGDDIHKTFFALRPVNGAPENGEA
- a CDS encoding phytanoyl-CoA dioxygenase family protein, producing the protein MNAEAKLQDRRFGLSPDELASWNENGYLVRLNVFTAEENDVLRQVAEDVVDRRRPYPDTNINQNALVRDGKVEEQGIYAMHKIHHPSCYCPEFLARVRDPRLTDPLVALLGPDLLGINNLFIWKAPKIGLGFPWHQDKFYFRNRFNTETTIGTWTAIDAADRENGCLYVVPGSHKSDIFEHDDLAGSQQREFKLARGVRDEKGVAVEVPPGAVIWFHSHLLHKSMDNHSLRFRRSYVIHYLSAQAEWAHPAAPNSRRGQPVMWIRGETYPDKVHEVERDVLPIPESD